A window from Scyliorhinus canicula chromosome 19, sScyCan1.1, whole genome shotgun sequence encodes these proteins:
- the LOC119954183 gene encoding junctional adhesion molecule-like isoform X2 — MMNSGMGFILFLFFLIFNGICLIFAIGVSTPNSLVVHEGMELRLDCNLEYHVGTQLQNIKLEWSHTPYGDTEEDLIFFHYRNHSVVVQNNKFSLRLQWVGDIRKNNGSILITEVECSDNGSFTCDMRIPRFSNNIYRRKINLVVLCKDAKDSRSLKLPGLAEAFPNNITIYTTVGILTFFVAFFITLVSVWKKRSINATPRSQRRNYLDGLEDSEDACRYVTVTRNHQFQIDSENDGKKGKETKEAKTDEEEVYVTMRSFIGIGN, encoded by the exons atgaTGAACAGTGGAATGGGCTTCATCTTGTTCCTCTTTTTTCTCATATTCAATG GTATCTGCTTAATCTTCGCTATTGGTGTCTCCACTCCCAACTCCTTGGTTGTGCATGAGGGAATGGAACTCCGGCTGGACTGCAATCTTGAATACCACGTGGGCACTCAATTGCAGAACATCAAGCTCGAATGGTCCCACACCCCTTACGGTGACACTGAAGAGGACTTG ATTTTCTTTCACTATCGAAACCACAGTGTGGTCGTGCAAAATAATAAATTCTCCCTGAGGCTGCAGTGGGTGGGTGACATCCGGAAAAACAATGGTTCCATTCTCATAACCGAAGTGGAATGCAGTGACAACGGTAGTTTCACATGTGATATGCGGATCCCCAGGTTTTCAAACAACATCTATAGAAGGAAAATTAATCTGGTGGTCTTGTGCAAAG ATGCCAAAGATTCAAGGTCTCTCAAGCTACCTGGGTTAGCAGAAGCATTTCCAAACAACATTACCATTTATACAACAGTGGGGATTTTAACCTTCTTTGTTGCATTTTTCATTACCCTTGTAAGCGTCTGGAAGAAACGTTCAATAAACGCAACACCAAGGAGTCAAAG AAGGAACTACCTTGATGGGCTTGAAGATTCTGAG GACGCATGCCGTTACGTCACAGTGACCAGAAACCACCAGTTCCAGATTGACAGCGAAAATGACGGCAAGAAAGGAAAGGAAACAAAGGAAGCAAAGACCGATGAAGAAGAAGTTTACGTAACAATG
- the LOC119954183 gene encoding junctional adhesion molecule-like isoform X1 → MMNSGMGFILFLFFLIFNGICLIFAIGVSTPNSLVVHEGMELRLDCNLEYHVGTQLQNIKLEWSHTPYGDTEEDLIFFHYRNHSVVVQNNKFSLRLQWVGDIRKNNGSILITEVECSDNGSFTCDMRIPRFSNNIYRRKINLVVLCKDAKDSRSLKLPGLAEAFPNNITIYTTVGILTFFVAFFITLVSVWKKRSINATPRSQSRRNYLDGLEDSEDACRYVTVTRNHQFQIDSENDGKKGKETKEAKTDEEEVYVTMRSFIGIGN, encoded by the exons atgaTGAACAGTGGAATGGGCTTCATCTTGTTCCTCTTTTTTCTCATATTCAATG GTATCTGCTTAATCTTCGCTATTGGTGTCTCCACTCCCAACTCCTTGGTTGTGCATGAGGGAATGGAACTCCGGCTGGACTGCAATCTTGAATACCACGTGGGCACTCAATTGCAGAACATCAAGCTCGAATGGTCCCACACCCCTTACGGTGACACTGAAGAGGACTTG ATTTTCTTTCACTATCGAAACCACAGTGTGGTCGTGCAAAATAATAAATTCTCCCTGAGGCTGCAGTGGGTGGGTGACATCCGGAAAAACAATGGTTCCATTCTCATAACCGAAGTGGAATGCAGTGACAACGGTAGTTTCACATGTGATATGCGGATCCCCAGGTTTTCAAACAACATCTATAGAAGGAAAATTAATCTGGTGGTCTTGTGCAAAG ATGCCAAAGATTCAAGGTCTCTCAAGCTACCTGGGTTAGCAGAAGCATTTCCAAACAACATTACCATTTATACAACAGTGGGGATTTTAACCTTCTTTGTTGCATTTTTCATTACCCTTGTAAGCGTCTGGAAGAAACGTTCAATAAACGCAACACCAAGGAGTCAAAG CAGAAGGAACTACCTTGATGGGCTTGAAGATTCTGAG GACGCATGCCGTTACGTCACAGTGACCAGAAACCACCAGTTCCAGATTGACAGCGAAAATGACGGCAAGAAAGGAAAGGAAACAAAGGAAGCAAAGACCGATGAAGAAGAAGTTTACGTAACAATG